One Nicotiana sylvestris chromosome 12, ASM39365v2, whole genome shotgun sequence genomic window carries:
- the LOC104241279 gene encoding CAX-interacting protein 4: MPATAGRVRMPANNRVHSSAALQTHGIWQSAIGYDPYAPSKEDDKKSTQKASAADPENAYASFQGLLALARITGSNADETRGACKRCGRVGHLTFQCRNFVSVKDDNKDKDPEAIEAAVLSGLEKIKGSKMKGKAENEESSEEEEESESSDSDYDSEMERAIAEKYGKKVSRKLKSSRKHKKKDSDDDDEEESDSGKRKKRGRSKRRRSGKKKGHSESEDDDEDKDRRKRRKEKRRKQDDSSDEDEDRRRRRKSRKEKRRRRSHRHADSSDESSDDSPPRHKRRSRRTASASDSDASNSDDSRVGRDKKRSEKRSRKRHDDE, from the coding sequence ATGCCGGCCACAGCAGGTAGGGTTCGCATGCCTGCGAACAACAGGGTTCACAGTAGTGCAGCCCTACAGACGCACGGCATCTGGCAGAGTGCTATTGGTTATGATCCATATGCTCCTAGCAAGGAGGACGACAAGAAATCTACCCAGAAGGCGTCAGCTGCTGATCCTGAAAATGCTTATGCGAGCTTTCAGGGTTTGCTTGCACTTGCCCGGATCACGGGATCCAACGCTGATGAAACTCGTGGGGCGTGCAAGAGGTGTGGGCGGGTAGGCCACCTCACATTCCAGTGTAGGAATTTTGTGAGTGTTAAGGATGATAACAAGGATAAGGATCCGGAGGCGATTGAGGCTGCCGTGTTGTCTGGATTGGAGAAGATCAAGGGGTCTAAGATGAAGGGAAAAGCAGAAAATGAGGAGAGcagtgaagaagaagaggagagtGAGAGTTCTGATTCGGATTATGATTCTGAAATGGAGAGGGCAATTGCTGAGAAGTATGGGAAGAAGGTGAGTAGGAAGTTGAAGTCATCTAGGAAGCACAAGAAGAAAGAttcagatgatgatgatgaggaggagTCAGACTCTGGAAAAAGGAAGAAGAGGGGCAGATCAAAGAGGAGGAGGAGTGGGAAGAAGAAGGGACACAGTGAGTCGGAGGACGATGATGAAGATAAGGATCGCAGGAAGAGGAGAAAGGAAAAGAGGAGGAAACAGGATGACTCATCAGACGAGGATGAAGATCGTAGGAGGAGGAGAAAAAGTAGGAAGGagaagaggaggaggagaagtCATAGACATGCTGACAGTTCTGATGAATCAAGTGATGATTCTCCTCCACGGCACAAGCGTAGGAGCAGGAGGACAGCCTCAGCATCTGATTCTGATGCCAGCAACTCTGATGATTCACGAGTTGGCAGAGACAAAAAACGTTCTGAGAAGAGGAGCAGGAAGCGTCATGATGATGAATAG